In Phycisphaerae bacterium, one genomic interval encodes:
- the glmS gene encoding glutamine--fructose-6-phosphate transaminase (isomerizing) — protein sequence MCGIVGYIGHQRALPILIEGLKRLEYRGYDSSGVAMLQDGKIGITRAVGRISNLEARLGLGGTETDYRQHVSTTGIAHTRWATHGGPTEKNAHPHLSWDGRIAVVHNGIIENYRALSTFLERHGVRCVSETDTEVLAHLIGHCYRDNLEQAVRDALHEVQGTYGIAVVCANEPGTIVAARKGSPLIIGVGNGEYLVASDASAIVKHTTQVVYLSDGEMATVTSSGFHTTTLDAVPVTKDLHEVEFSLEEIELAGHEHFMAKEIFEQSHSLATTLRGRLDTREGQIILGGIANHARDLARAKRIIFTAQGTAWHAGIVGEYMFEDIAKIPAEVEYASEFRYRNPLVDFGTVVIAISQSGETADTLAAVREAKVKGALCLGVVNAVGSTIARESDAGVYLHCGPEIGVASTKAFTSQIAVLAMMAIQLGRRRFLSQEDAHKLVNALDRIPDQVAQVVEQSDAIRAAVESVVDRENWLFLGRGYNYPIALEGALKLKEISYIHAEGMPAAEMKHGPIALINEGMPVVFIATRGHQYDKVLSNIEEVRSRGGRIIAVATQGDAEITAKAEHVFYVPNVPEPLQPLLTVVPLQLLAYHAAVLRGCNVDKPRNLAKSVTVE from the coding sequence ATGTGTGGGATCGTGGGTTACATTGGACACCAACGGGCCCTGCCGATCCTGATTGAGGGTCTAAAACGCTTAGAATACAGAGGTTACGATTCATCCGGCGTAGCCATGCTCCAGGACGGGAAGATCGGCATCACCCGTGCTGTTGGGCGAATCAGCAACCTCGAAGCCCGGCTTGGCCTGGGTGGCACTGAGACGGATTACCGTCAGCACGTTTCTACGACAGGAATTGCGCACACCCGCTGGGCCACGCACGGCGGCCCCACTGAGAAGAACGCCCACCCGCACCTGTCCTGGGACGGCAGGATCGCCGTCGTCCACAACGGCATAATCGAGAACTACCGGGCTCTGTCGACCTTCCTCGAACGCCATGGCGTCCGCTGCGTCAGCGAAACAGACACGGAGGTTCTGGCTCATCTCATTGGGCACTGTTATCGGGACAATCTCGAGCAGGCGGTGCGTGACGCCCTTCACGAGGTCCAGGGCACCTACGGCATCGCGGTGGTCTGTGCGAATGAACCGGGCACGATCGTCGCGGCCCGCAAGGGCAGTCCGCTGATCATTGGCGTTGGGAACGGCGAGTATCTTGTCGCCTCCGATGCCTCGGCCATCGTCAAGCACACCACCCAGGTCGTGTACCTCTCCGACGGGGAGATGGCCACCGTCACCAGCAGTGGCTTCCACACCACGACGCTGGATGCCGTGCCGGTCACCAAGGATCTTCACGAGGTCGAGTTCTCGCTCGAGGAGATCGAACTGGCCGGTCATGAGCACTTCATGGCCAAGGAAATCTTCGAGCAGTCGCACTCGCTGGCGACGACGCTGCGCGGCCGTTTGGACACCCGCGAGGGGCAGATCATCCTGGGAGGCATCGCCAACCACGCCCGTGACCTGGCCCGGGCCAAGCGGATCATCTTCACCGCCCAGGGCACCGCCTGGCACGCGGGCATCGTCGGCGAGTATATGTTCGAGGACATTGCCAAGATCCCCGCAGAAGTCGAGTATGCCAGCGAGTTCCGCTATCGCAACCCGCTGGTCGACTTCGGGACGGTGGTCATCGCGATCAGCCAGTCCGGCGAAACAGCCGACACCCTGGCTGCCGTCCGGGAGGCGAAGGTCAAGGGTGCCCTGTGTCTGGGCGTGGTCAACGCGGTTGGCAGCACCATCGCCCGTGAATCCGATGCTGGCGTGTACCTCCACTGCGGGCCCGAAATCGGCGTCGCCAGCACCAAGGCTTTCACCTCACAGATCGCCGTCCTCGCCATGATGGCGATCCAGCTCGGCCGACGGCGTTTCCTCTCCCAGGAGGACGCCCACAAGCTGGTCAACGCCCTGGACCGGATTCCGGACCAGGTTGCCCAGGTCGTCGAGCAGTCCGACGCCATCCGCGCCGCAGTCGAATCCGTGGTCGACCGCGAGAACTGGCTGTTCCTCGGCCGGGGCTACAACTATCCAATCGCCCTGGAAGGTGCCCTCAAACTGAAGGAAATCAGCTACATTCACGCCGAAGGCATGCCCGCCGCGGAGATGAAGCACGGCCCGATCGCTCTGATCAACGAAGGCATGCCTGTGGTGTTCATCGCCACGCGGGGCCATCAGTACGACAAGGTGCTCAGCAACATCGAGGAAGTCCGGAGCCGTGGCGGACGGATTATCGCCGTAGCCACGCAAGGGGATGCCGAGATCACGGCCAAGGCCGAACATGTATTCTACGTTCCCAACGTTCCCGAGCCGCTCCAGCCGCTGCTCACCGTTGTGCCACTGCAGCTTCTGGCATACCATGCGGCCGTGCTTCGCGGCTGCAACGTTGACAAGCCACGGAACCTGGCCAAGAGCGTCACCGTGGAATGA
- a CDS encoding ABC transporter ATP-binding protein, with the protein MVIEAERLNVRRLGRHVLRDVSLRIDDGECVSIIGPNGAGKSTLMSALLGLVPADSGVVRVDGSEMHRLPRRQLARLIAYVPQVHDGYLGFRVRDVVESGRYAHLDPLEPLKDQDRAAVAAAVDACRIGELLEREVETLSGGERQKTWIAAALAQQSPALFLDEPTNALDPAHQVELIRIMRDHHRAGGTLLVICHDLNLPLVLGGRVIALRRGAVFFDQPVKALQDTGLLEQLYGAQFVLHRGANGHSVSIHLEMEPH; encoded by the coding sequence ATGGTCATCGAGGCGGAGAGGCTGAACGTGCGGCGTCTTGGAAGGCACGTGCTGCGCGACGTCTCTCTGCGGATCGATGATGGCGAATGCGTCTCGATCATCGGTCCCAACGGAGCGGGCAAGTCCACGCTGATGAGCGCCCTCCTCGGACTTGTTCCCGCGGACAGTGGAGTCGTTCGGGTAGACGGGTCGGAGATGCACCGTCTGCCTCGGCGCCAACTGGCTCGCTTGATCGCCTATGTTCCCCAGGTTCACGATGGTTACCTGGGGTTCCGTGTCCGCGATGTTGTGGAGTCCGGGCGTTATGCCCATCTCGATCCTCTGGAACCGCTGAAGGACCAAGACCGCGCGGCGGTGGCCGCGGCCGTTGATGCTTGCCGGATCGGCGAGCTGCTCGAGCGTGAGGTGGAGACGTTGTCGGGTGGCGAGCGGCAGAAGACCTGGATCGCGGCCGCCCTGGCCCAGCAGTCCCCGGCCCTGTTTCTGGACGAGCCCACCAACGCCCTGGACCCTGCTCATCAGGTTGAACTGATCCGCATCATGCGTGACCACCACCGTGCCGGCGGTACGCTCCTGGTCATCTGCCACGACCTCAACCTGCCCCTGGTGCTCGGCGGCCGGGTCATCGCCCTGCGCCGGGGCGCGGTCTTCTTTGACCAGCCGGTGAAGGCCTTGCAGGACACCGGGCTGCTGGAGCAGTTGTACGGCGCCCAGTTTGTCCTGCACCGGGGTGCCAACGGACACTCAGTATCGATTCACCTGGAGATGGAACCGCATTGA
- a CDS encoding PQQ-binding-like beta-propeller repeat protein — protein MLRTVMIVAVVAFIAAVAPTEAATPSTSPSLGPDPASTGGDWPMWGGRPDRNMVSEQRGLPTEWDVASGKNIKWKAALGNRSFGNPVVSGGRIFIGTNNGVPRDPKVTGDKGVLMCFAEADGRFLWQAVYDKLAPTQKHDWPEIGLCSTPCVVGNRVYFVSNNCQLVCADVEGFANGANDGPFKEEELTGPQDADILWRLDMGKELGVVPLYASASGPLVIGDLVYVVTGNGNSDDSTKVPAPEAPSFLAVDRHAGKVVWKDNSPGEKIIGGQWSCATSGTAGGRNQVVFPGGDAWVYALEPATGKLIWKFNCRPATGKDGGDEENDPNTLISTPVWHDGKVFIGIGQSPELGGGPGAMWAIDAGKTGDVSQSAIVWQLNGDDIGRTGSTAAIRDGLLYLAECDGYLNCLDVTTGKRIWRHDLKATMWASPLVADGKVYITNEDGDTFVFRHGREDQLLATNKMKDTVYATAVAANGTLYLATRSSLYAIANRATATSPDSAPASPSSRPATTRPGEPAQAATQPQAATHPTGSVNDWPMFRGNPALTGVATTNLPEKLAVRWKFTAPEAVESTAAIAGQTACFGCGDGFLYALHLADGSIRWKYEAKAPIRSSPLVLGNAVYFGDDDGVFHAVDFRSGARLWTFKTDGEIISSANFAEDRLLFGSYDAFLYCLSIADGKLLWKAETQDRVHGTPGISGDRVLAACCDEKLHVFSLGDGKEVARVGMGSYSGAAAALRGRCVYVGTFSNQVAAIDWTADKVVWRYEPKESQFPFFGSAAVTEDLVIIGGRDKALHAIDRSTGERRWIFATKDAIDGSPVVAGKRVFIGSGDGCLYALALADGKELWRYEAGSPFVASPAVGNECLVIAAQDGLVLCFSAKS, from the coding sequence ATGCTTCGCACTGTCATGATCGTTGCCGTCGTTGCGTTTATCGCGGCCGTTGCTCCGACAGAAGCAGCCACTCCATCGACCAGTCCGTCGCTGGGCCCGGATCCGGCCTCCACCGGCGGCGATTGGCCGATGTGGGGAGGAAGACCCGACCGCAACATGGTATCGGAACAGCGCGGCCTCCCCACCGAGTGGGACGTCGCCAGCGGCAAGAACATCAAGTGGAAAGCCGCCTTGGGCAACCGGAGCTTCGGCAATCCGGTCGTCAGCGGCGGCAGGATCTTCATCGGCACGAACAACGGCGTGCCCCGAGATCCGAAGGTGACCGGTGACAAGGGTGTCCTGATGTGCTTCGCCGAGGCAGATGGGCGGTTTCTCTGGCAAGCCGTCTACGACAAGCTGGCCCCCACCCAAAAGCACGATTGGCCCGAGATCGGGCTGTGCTCGACACCCTGCGTGGTCGGCAACCGCGTGTACTTCGTCAGCAACAACTGCCAGCTGGTATGCGCCGACGTCGAGGGTTTTGCCAACGGGGCCAATGACGGACCCTTCAAGGAGGAGGAACTCACCGGGCCGCAGGATGCCGACATCCTCTGGCGGCTGGACATGGGCAAGGAATTGGGTGTCGTGCCGTTATACGCTTCCGCGTCCGGCCCGCTGGTCATCGGCGACCTGGTCTACGTCGTGACCGGCAACGGCAACAGTGACGATTCGACGAAAGTGCCGGCCCCCGAAGCCCCCAGCTTCCTGGCCGTGGACCGTCATGCCGGTAAAGTGGTCTGGAAGGACAACTCGCCGGGCGAGAAGATCATCGGCGGCCAATGGTCGTGTGCGACCTCGGGTACGGCTGGCGGCCGGAACCAGGTCGTGTTTCCCGGCGGTGATGCCTGGGTCTACGCCCTCGAGCCCGCCACCGGCAAGCTGATCTGGAAGTTCAATTGCAGACCGGCAACGGGCAAGGACGGCGGCGACGAGGAGAATGATCCCAATACGCTGATCTCCACCCCGGTGTGGCATGACGGCAAGGTGTTCATCGGCATTGGCCAGTCACCCGAACTCGGTGGCGGCCCGGGCGCGATGTGGGCCATCGATGCCGGCAAAACGGGTGACGTGAGCCAGTCTGCCATTGTCTGGCAGTTGAACGGCGATGACATCGGTCGGACCGGCTCGACAGCGGCCATTCGTGATGGCCTGCTCTACCTGGCCGAGTGCGACGGCTACCTCAACTGCCTCGACGTCACCACCGGCAAGCGGATCTGGCGGCACGACCTCAAGGCCACGATGTGGGCCTCCCCGCTGGTAGCGGACGGCAAGGTCTACATCACGAATGAAGACGGCGACACGTTCGTTTTCAGGCATGGCCGCGAGGATCAACTCCTGGCGACCAACAAGATGAAAGACACCGTCTATGCGACGGCCGTCGCGGCCAACGGCACGCTCTACCTGGCAACCCGCAGCAGCCTCTACGCAATCGCCAACCGGGCCACGGCAACATCACCCGACAGTGCCCCTGCATCCCCGAGTTCCCGCCCTGCAACTACTCGTCCGGGAGAACCAGCCCAGGCGGCAACCCAGCCACAGGCGGCCACCCACCCGACTGGGAGCGTCAACGACTGGCCCATGTTCCGAGGCAATCCGGCGTTGACCGGCGTGGCCACAACCAACCTTCCCGAGAAACTCGCAGTCCGATGGAAATTCACCGCGCCCGAGGCGGTTGAATCCACCGCCGCCATCGCCGGCCAGACGGCCTGCTTCGGCTGCGGCGACGGATTTCTTTACGCCCTGCATCTGGCCGACGGTTCGATCCGCTGGAAGTACGAGGCCAAGGCGCCGATCCGTTCATCACCTTTGGTGCTCGGCAACGCGGTGTACTTCGGCGACGACGACGGTGTCTTTCATGCGGTCGACTTCCGCAGCGGTGCCAGATTGTGGACCTTCAAGACCGATGGCGAGATCATCTCCTCGGCTAACTTCGCCGAGGATAGGCTGCTTTTCGGATCCTACGACGCCTTTCTCTACTGTCTCTCGATCGCTGACGGCAAGTTACTGTGGAAAGCGGAAACCCAGGACCGCGTCCACGGCACTCCAGGCATCTCCGGCGATCGGGTGCTGGCGGCCTGCTGCGACGAGAAGCTCCATGTCTTCAGCCTCGGGGACGGCAAGGAGGTTGCCAGGGTCGGAATGGGCTCCTACTCCGGAGCAGCGGCAGCCTTACGAGGGAGATGCGTGTACGTGGGCACTTTCAGCAACCAAGTGGCCGCCATCGACTGGACCGCCGACAAGGTGGTTTGGCGGTACGAGCCCAAGGAGAGTCAGTTTCCCTTCTTCGGATCGGCCGCCGTGACCGAGGACTTGGTCATTATTGGCGGGCGGGACAAAGCCCTGCATGCCATCGACCGGTCGACCGGTGAACGTCGGTGGATCTTCGCCACCAAGGATGCAATCGACGGCTCGCCGGTGGTGGCGGGAAAGCGTGTTTTCATCGGCTCCGGCGATGGATGCCTGTACGCCCTGGCCTTGGCCGACGGCAAGGAACTTTGGCGATACGAGGCCGGCTCGCCCTTCGTTGCATCGCCTGCGGTGGGCAACGAATGCCTGGTCATCGCTGCCCAGGACGGCTTGGTTCTGTGCTTCTCCGCGAAGTCGTAA